The proteins below are encoded in one region of Effusibacillus dendaii:
- a CDS encoding bifunctional 3-deoxy-7-phosphoheptulonate synthase/chorismate mutase, with translation MKTSERMEEIRLQLDEINLEILGLLSRRAELVQEIGELKKQKGTERFDPIREKEMLDNLVEANPGPFDDNTVRHLFKQIFQASLGLMEEEKKALLVSRKKQAQDTVIEINGVRIGGGQPVIIAGPCSVETREQMDTVGAGLQMQGIKLLRGGAYKPRTSPYDFQGLGKKGLELIRQTADKYGMAVISEIVSPSDIEMSLDYVDVIQIGARNMQNFELLKEAGNVRKPVLLKRGMSATIEELLFAAEYIVSRGNERVILCERGIRTYEKATRNTLDISAVPILKQESHLPVIVDITHSTGRKDIMFPIAKAALAVGADGLIVEVHPEPSVALSDAKQQMDIPEFNRFMKGLQESGYLQGVSPIAVK, from the coding sequence ATGAAAACAAGTGAAAGAATGGAAGAAATCCGGTTGCAACTGGATGAAATCAATTTGGAAATTCTTGGTTTGTTATCTCGCCGAGCGGAGCTGGTGCAGGAAATCGGCGAATTGAAAAAACAAAAAGGAACCGAACGGTTTGATCCGATTCGTGAAAAGGAAATGTTGGATAACTTGGTGGAAGCCAATCCAGGACCGTTTGACGACAATACAGTACGTCATTTGTTCAAGCAAATTTTCCAAGCGTCGCTTGGTTTAATGGAAGAGGAAAAGAAAGCGCTGCTGGTTTCCCGAAAGAAACAGGCGCAAGACACGGTCATTGAGATTAACGGAGTCCGCATCGGCGGCGGCCAACCGGTAATCATTGCGGGGCCTTGCTCGGTTGAAACACGGGAGCAGATGGATACAGTCGGGGCAGGTTTGCAGATGCAGGGGATTAAACTGCTGCGCGGCGGCGCTTATAAGCCGCGCACATCCCCGTATGATTTTCAGGGACTTGGCAAAAAAGGCCTGGAACTGATTCGACAAACGGCTGACAAATACGGAATGGCTGTGATTTCCGAGATTGTATCGCCATCTGATATTGAAATGTCGCTGGACTATGTGGACGTGATTCAAATCGGCGCACGCAACATGCAGAATTTTGAGCTTTTGAAAGAAGCGGGCAATGTGCGCAAACCGGTTTTGCTGAAGCGAGGCATGTCTGCCACGATCGAAGAGCTTCTGTTTGCGGCCGAATATATTGTTTCCCGCGGCAATGAACGGGTAATCCTCTGTGAACGGGGCATTCGCACCTACGAAAAAGCGACCCGCAACACGCTTGATATTTCGGCGGTGCCGATTCTCAAACAGGAAAGCCACTTGCCTGTAATCGTTGATATTACTCATTCGACCGGACGCAAAGACATCATGTTCCCCATTGCAAAAGCCGCATTGGCAGTTGGAGCGGATGGACTGATTGTGGAAGTCCATCCGGAACCGAGCGTCGCGCTGTCTGATGCAAAACAACAAATGGACATTCCGGAATTCAATCGCTTTATGAAAGGATTGCAGGAAAGCGGTTATTTGCAAGGGGTTAGTCCGATTGCAGTGAAATAA
- a CDS encoding cell wall hydrolase, producing the protein MREQTAMMTLVMTVVVALTVRLGPDLMSNQTGIQPAGAIHASSPVAVAVAADNRNPVEGSPAATPVGQAVEQSTAETAEQKEQNPANAGVLSSRSGLLQNQQPAYTEEDLYWLAHVISSEAKGESLEGQIAVGAVVVNRVRDPHFPKTIKDVIFAKGQFDPVREETIYNEPSSSAVEAAKRVLAGENPVPDALYFYNPNTATDPWIRNLRVVARIGNHAFAAR; encoded by the coding sequence ATGAGGGAACAAACTGCTATGATGACGCTGGTCATGACGGTGGTGGTAGCCCTCACCGTCAGACTGGGTCCCGATTTGATGTCTAATCAGACAGGGATTCAGCCGGCTGGCGCCATCCATGCCTCTTCACCGGTCGCTGTTGCCGTAGCGGCAGATAACAGGAACCCGGTGGAAGGAAGTCCTGCAGCAACTCCTGTAGGACAAGCTGTGGAGCAATCCACTGCGGAAACTGCCGAGCAAAAGGAGCAAAATCCTGCGAATGCAGGTGTTTTGTCTTCCCGCAGCGGTCTATTACAAAATCAACAGCCTGCGTATACAGAAGAAGATCTTTATTGGCTGGCGCATGTGATTTCATCGGAAGCCAAAGGGGAAAGTTTAGAAGGCCAAATTGCAGTAGGAGCCGTCGTTGTGAACCGGGTGCGCGATCCGCACTTTCCGAAGACCATCAAAGACGTGATTTTCGCAAAGGGGCAGTTCGATCCTGTCCGCGAGGAAACGATTTACAACGAACCGTCTTCCTCTGCGGTCGAAGCAGCAAAACGAGTGCTAGCAGGAGAAAACCCCGTACCGGACGCTCTCTATTTTTATAACCCGAATACGGCAACCGATCCCTGGATTCGAAATCTCCGCGTGGTGGCGCGAATCGGGAATCACGCGTTTGCCGCCCGGTAA
- a CDS encoding DUF1269 domain-containing protein has product MKHLIGSFDRRETAESLIQELSRRIPKDKISLITKSEQMPDTETHPKADLPIDGGLLGAAIGGAIGIAFAAGSALLPGGSPLITGFGPLFGALYGGMSGGIVGGLVDLGINPTSAKTLTEAVESGSVLVSAEISEPDVNEMKKIFAEFGADHIAVQD; this is encoded by the coding sequence TTGAAACATTTGATAGGTTCGTTCGATCGAAGGGAAACGGCAGAAAGTCTGATTCAGGAACTTTCCAGACGAATTCCAAAAGATAAGATATCCCTGATCACAAAATCGGAACAGATGCCGGACACTGAAACACACCCAAAAGCGGACTTGCCGATTGATGGAGGCCTACTTGGTGCCGCCATTGGAGGTGCGATCGGAATCGCGTTTGCCGCCGGATCCGCTTTATTACCAGGCGGCTCTCCCTTGATTACAGGTTTTGGTCCTTTGTTCGGCGCACTCTACGGCGGTATGTCAGGCGGTATCGTAGGCGGATTAGTTGATCTGGGAATCAATCCGACATCCGCCAAAACACTGACTGAAGCAGTGGAGTCGGGGAGTGTTTTGGTGTCTGCCGAAATTTCAGAGCCGGATGTAAACGAGATGAAAAAAATTTTTGCAGAGTTCGGAGCCGATCATATCGCGGTTCAGGATTAA
- a CDS encoding c-type cytochrome, producing the protein MEQEKNQTRNEEDVFKYYGDTEEINDIPVKETRVPKFLKATYVILAGWAAYYALTATTIDDRSKATTPVQVTAEAGKEIFNTTCTGCHAVTSQRIVGPGLLGVEQRLGDQGLDTVLHNGRPEKGMPNPTSLGLNEDQIQAVKLYLQTLK; encoded by the coding sequence ATGGAGCAGGAAAAAAATCAAACCCGCAATGAAGAAGATGTATTCAAATACTATGGGGACACGGAAGAGATAAACGACATTCCAGTCAAAGAAACGAGGGTTCCCAAGTTTCTGAAAGCGACTTATGTCATATTGGCAGGTTGGGCGGCTTACTATGCCCTCACCGCCACCACCATTGATGACAGGTCGAAAGCGACTACTCCCGTGCAAGTCACAGCGGAAGCAGGCAAAGAAATTTTCAACACGACATGTACAGGTTGTCACGCCGTCACTTCACAACGAATTGTAGGGCCCGGTCTGTTGGGTGTCGAACAGCGATTGGGAGATCAAGGGCTGGATACGGTGCTACATAACGGCCGCCCGGAAAAAGGGATGCCCAACCCCACTTCGCTCGGTTTGAATGAAGATCAAATTCAAGCAGTTAAACTGTATCTGCAGACACTTAAGTAA
- the ccoS gene encoding cbb3-type cytochrome oxidase assembly protein CcoS: MTIQAWILLIVMLSMSFSAGAMFYWAKKGGQFKDTESIKYRMLKDHEREGY; the protein is encoded by the coding sequence ATGACGATACAGGCGTGGATACTGTTAATCGTAATGCTGTCGATGTCGTTCAGCGCCGGGGCCATGTTCTATTGGGCCAAAAAGGGCGGCCAGTTTAAAGATACAGAATCGATCAAATATCGCATGCTTAAAGATCACGAGCGGGAGGGCTATTGA
- a CDS encoding cbb3-type cytochrome c oxidase subunit II, protein MSSQSEKHIGVLLGGAVSLFLIGVIGTCVLPFFDASVSTPTANAKMRHYPVNSAEARGRDVYIREGCIWCHSQAVRPVQADSKLGPVSVPGDYYYDRPPLIMTQRTGPDLTWVGSRYSPEWQYQHLNNPQKFYSGSIMPKFNYLSEQDKKDLVAYLMSLKPAPAEKARTASH, encoded by the coding sequence TTGTCCAGTCAATCGGAAAAACATATCGGTGTTTTGCTGGGGGGAGCCGTTTCCCTCTTTTTAATCGGGGTGATCGGTACATGCGTATTGCCATTCTTTGATGCATCTGTCAGCACCCCCACCGCCAACGCAAAAATGAGGCATTATCCGGTCAATTCAGCAGAAGCAAGGGGACGGGATGTCTACATCCGGGAAGGATGCATCTGGTGTCATTCACAGGCTGTCCGACCGGTCCAGGCGGATTCAAAATTAGGTCCTGTATCGGTGCCGGGTGACTATTACTACGACAGGCCACCTCTCATTATGACACAGCGGACAGGCCCTGACTTGACCTGGGTAGGCAGCCGTTACAGTCCGGAATGGCAATATCAGCATCTGAACAATCCGCAAAAATTTTATTCCGGTTCGATCATGCCAAAATTCAATTACCTGTCGGAACAGGATAAAAAGGATCTTGTGGCATACCTGATGAGTTTAAAACCGGCACCCGCTGAAAAGGCAAGAACGGCCAGTCACTAA
- a CDS encoding cbb3-type cytochrome c oxidase subunit I — protein MSTTAVRPYTTSKMFMYSSIVWLLLGMIMALLVAIKSVHPDFLTFNHFFQQYFTYGRIRPIHTNIVLYGWLTPAFFAMWYYITPVLTKSPLYSERLGIMSVWLWNFVLIVWILLLFMGKQTPVEYHESPLLIDIIVIFLAALAGYNLLRTILNRKEKVMYVTLWYYLGTSIWLPMIWIVGFIPEYASLPGIGEFSMAYTWVHNIIGVWFTPVGVGTMYFLLPKLSGKPLYSHKLSLIGFWTIATFYIWNGPHHLVNGPLPLWLMKAGIVPSLLMIIPVWTVLANFLGTMKGAWYKVAENIELKFLLTGGLFYFLACIQGPFQALMAPNAILHFTYWTVGHAHLPLFGAFTLVAFSGYYYALPRIVGRKIYSTVLMNWHYWLSVIGFLIFAFSMWLAGALQGFGWIDGNQIGAGFVKLVESLHIYLFARAIGGSMMFMGAIVFAWNIYKTATAGKRAGAEEPMPALR, from the coding sequence ATGTCGACTACTGCGGTACGTCCGTATACGACTTCCAAAATGTTTATGTATTCTTCGATCGTCTGGTTACTGCTTGGCATGATCATGGCGCTTTTGGTTGCCATCAAATCGGTGCACCCCGATTTTTTGACGTTTAACCATTTCTTTCAACAATATTTTACGTATGGAAGAATACGCCCCATTCATACGAATATCGTGCTGTACGGTTGGCTCACACCCGCTTTTTTTGCGATGTGGTATTACATCACACCTGTATTGACAAAATCCCCCTTATACAGTGAACGGTTGGGAATAATGTCCGTTTGGCTGTGGAATTTCGTGCTGATCGTCTGGATTCTGTTACTGTTCATGGGCAAACAAACGCCGGTTGAATACCATGAATCTCCTCTTTTGATCGACATTATTGTCATTTTCCTGGCGGCGCTGGCAGGTTATAACCTGCTTCGCACGATATTAAACCGGAAAGAAAAAGTGATGTACGTTACTTTGTGGTACTATTTGGGAACCAGTATTTGGCTGCCCATGATCTGGATTGTCGGATTCATTCCCGAATATGCTTCGCTTCCCGGTATCGGCGAGTTTTCCATGGCCTATACGTGGGTACACAACATTATCGGAGTCTGGTTTACACCTGTCGGTGTCGGCACCATGTATTTCCTGCTGCCCAAATTAAGCGGCAAACCGCTTTACAGCCACAAACTGTCATTGATCGGGTTCTGGACGATCGCCACGTTTTACATCTGGAATGGGCCTCACCATCTGGTAAACGGACCGCTTCCACTGTGGTTGATGAAAGCGGGCATCGTACCCAGTTTATTGATGATCATACCCGTGTGGACCGTTCTGGCCAATTTTCTCGGGACAATGAAAGGCGCTTGGTATAAAGTAGCGGAGAATATTGAGCTGAAATTTTTGCTGACCGGAGGGCTGTTCTATTTCCTGGCCTGTATTCAAGGGCCATTTCAGGCATTAATGGCGCCCAACGCCATCCTGCATTTTACCTATTGGACGGTCGGTCACGCACATTTGCCTTTGTTCGGGGCATTTACGCTTGTGGCATTCTCCGGTTACTATTACGCTTTGCCGCGAATCGTCGGGCGGAAAATATACAGTACGGTTCTGATGAATTGGCATTATTGGCTATCGGTCATCGGATTCCTGATTTTTGCTTTTTCGATGTGGCTGGCAGGGGCGCTGCAAGGGTTTGGCTGGATAGACGGCAATCAGATCGGAGCCGGTTTCGTCAAACTGGTGGAATCGCTCCACATATATCTGTTCGCACGGGCGATTGGCGGCAGCATGATGTTCATGGGTGCAATCGTTTTCGCATGGAATATCTACAAAACGGCAACAGCCGGAAAACGGGCAGGAGCCGAAGAACCCATGCCCGCATTGCGATAA
- a CDS encoding acetoin utilization protein AcuC produces the protein MMDRTAFIYSDAFLAYKFGEEHPFNPKRVELTVDLIRELGLLQQKHIFQPRPATLEELFRVHDPNFVHAVQKAGKLPPGQDGSDIGFGLGTEDTPIFPNMHEATSLVVGGTVVAADLVMSGKVNHALNLAGGLHHARRSEASGFCVYNDIGAAIAYIKDRYHARVLYIDTDAHHGDGVQWMFYDDPDVLTVSFHETGKYLYPGTGDIEERGTGRGYGYSLNIPLEPFTEDESWLTTFESIIPHLFHKFRPDVVISQNGCDAHHFDPLTHLSATTRIYRDIPKMVHQLAHEVCEGRWIAVGGGGYDIWRVVPRAWTMLWAELSEQTLPDEIPQTWIDKWQPQAPVTLPTSFLDPPDLFPPIPRRAEIEEKNRITVRRSLFGAPFLL, from the coding sequence ATGATGGACCGCACAGCGTTTATTTACAGCGATGCGTTTCTTGCTTACAAATTTGGGGAAGAACATCCGTTTAATCCGAAACGCGTGGAGTTGACGGTTGATCTGATTCGGGAACTGGGTTTGTTGCAGCAAAAGCATATCTTTCAGCCAAGACCCGCCACTTTGGAGGAACTGTTTCGGGTGCACGACCCGAATTTTGTGCATGCCGTGCAAAAAGCGGGAAAGCTTCCACCCGGGCAGGATGGGTCCGATATCGGGTTCGGACTGGGGACGGAAGATACGCCTATTTTTCCGAACATGCATGAAGCGACCAGCCTGGTAGTCGGCGGCACCGTTGTGGCGGCCGATTTGGTCATGTCCGGCAAAGTCAACCATGCGTTAAACCTGGCAGGCGGCCTGCACCATGCCCGTCGCAGTGAGGCATCCGGCTTCTGTGTGTATAACGACATCGGTGCGGCCATCGCTTACATAAAAGACCGCTATCATGCGCGTGTGCTTTATATCGATACAGATGCCCATCACGGTGACGGGGTACAATGGATGTTCTACGATGACCCGGATGTGCTGACCGTCTCTTTTCACGAAACCGGAAAATATTTGTATCCGGGCACGGGAGATATCGAAGAACGCGGAACAGGACGCGGCTACGGGTATTCGTTAAACATTCCTTTGGAACCGTTTACAGAAGACGAATCCTGGTTGACGACGTTCGAATCGATCATTCCCCACCTGTTTCATAAATTCAGACCCGATGTCGTCATTTCACAAAATGGCTGTGACGCGCACCATTTCGATCCTTTAACACATCTGTCGGCGACTACCCGCATTTATCGGGATATTCCAAAAATGGTCCATCAGTTGGCACACGAAGTATGTGAAGGACGGTGGATTGCCGTAGGCGGTGGAGGTTATGATATTTGGCGCGTTGTACCGCGCGCGTGGACAATGCTCTGGGCAGAGTTGTCCGAACAGACACTGCCGGACGAAATCCCCCAAACATGGATCGACAAATGGCAGCCGCAAGCGCCTGTCACACTTCCCACTTCGTTCCTTGATCCGCCCGACCTGTTTCCACCCATTCCTCGTCGGGCCGAAATTGAGGAAAAAAATCGCATCACCGTCAGGCGCTCCCTGTTCGGTGCACCGTTTTTGTTGTAG
- a CDS encoding CBS and ACT domain-containing protein gives MLVEKVMTDKVLCVTPNTPIEEALAITTVNRIRHLPVVEGETLVGIVSDRDIRNAMPSTLGEEQIACLKDTPIRSIMQTEVITVHPLDFVEDAANILYQKRIGCLPVVGCGKLVGIITERDILHTLVEMMGVSSPSSRVEVEVPDKPGMLAAVTDFLRARNINVTSVMVFPSLTSKNQKSIVLRLKTMDPRGFIADVQNAGYTVVEPPVSNAEHA, from the coding sequence ATGCTAGTCGAAAAAGTAATGACCGATAAAGTTCTCTGCGTGACCCCCAATACACCGATTGAGGAAGCGTTGGCCATTACCACTGTCAACCGCATCCGCCACCTGCCTGTAGTAGAAGGCGAAACGCTGGTTGGCATCGTATCTGACCGCGATATCCGCAATGCTATGCCCTCCACGCTGGGTGAGGAGCAGATCGCCTGTCTGAAGGACACCCCGATCCGCTCCATTATGCAAACGGAAGTCATCACTGTACATCCGCTTGATTTTGTGGAGGATGCGGCAAATATCCTTTATCAAAAGCGGATTGGCTGCCTGCCTGTTGTTGGCTGCGGAAAATTAGTCGGAATTATCACAGAACGAGACATTTTACACACGTTAGTTGAGATGATGGGCGTATCGTCTCCCTCCTCCCGCGTGGAGGTTGAAGTGCCTGACAAACCTGGAATGCTGGCCGCCGTGACCGATTTTTTACGTGCCCGAAACATTAACGTTACCAGCGTGATGGTGTTCCCCAGCCTCACCAGTAAAAATCAAAAGTCGATCGTCCTGCGCCTAAAAACAATGGATCCGCGTGGGTTTATTGCCGACGTCCAGAATGCAGGATATACCGTTGTGGAACCTCCTGTATCCAATGCGGAGCATGCATGA
- a CDS encoding GNAT family N-acetyltransferase, with the protein MTSLEHKKTYYAKELSTANGTLLIEGPISPEVLASLEFHEGLKAFRPAPQQHQAMVEIAGLPEGRIIIARQGKTVVGYVTYVYPDPLERWSEARLDDLLELGAIEVVSEFRSHGVAKALLEISFMDDAMNDYIVISTEYYWHWDLKDTGLTVWEYKEVMRKVMGSVGMEVFSTDDPEITCHPANMLMARIGSRVPQTSIDRFNKIRFKNKNLF; encoded by the coding sequence ATGACCAGCCTTGAACATAAAAAAACATACTATGCAAAAGAACTGTCTACAGCGAATGGAACGTTATTGATTGAAGGTCCCATAAGTCCCGAGGTGCTTGCCTCTCTTGAATTTCACGAAGGTCTGAAAGCATTCCGACCGGCACCCCAACAACATCAGGCGATGGTAGAAATTGCCGGACTGCCTGAAGGCCGCATCATTATCGCCCGCCAGGGAAAAACGGTTGTTGGTTATGTCACATACGTATATCCTGATCCGTTAGAACGATGGTCGGAAGCGCGGTTGGATGATTTGTTGGAACTGGGAGCGATTGAAGTGGTTTCCGAATTCCGTTCCCACGGCGTGGCGAAAGCATTGTTGGAAATTTCGTTTATGGACGACGCAATGAATGATTACATTGTGATCTCGACTGAGTATTACTGGCATTGGGATCTGAAAGATACAGGGCTCACCGTCTGGGAATATAAAGAAGTGATGCGAAAAGTAATGGGTTCCGTTGGAATGGAAGTATTTTCGACAGACGATCCGGAAATCACCTGCCATCCGGCAAACATGCTGATGGCGCGCATTGGCAGTCGAGTTCCGCAAACATCAATCGATCGTTTTAACAAGATCCGTTTTAAAAATAAAAATCTGTTTTAG
- the acsA gene encoding acetate--CoA ligase: protein MTEQAKEQELIPVLTTNNNLQDYEEAYKNFKWEDVEKEFSWSKTGKVNIAYEAVDRHVDEGRGDKIALLFNDATRDESYTFAQMKALSNKFGNVLRSLGISKGDRVFIFMPRSPELYSSYVGAVKIGAIVGPLFEAFMEGAVKDRLQDSEAVAIVTTPQLKSRIPVAELPALKHVIVVGAEGELGERELSYEKLMESASDELQIQWVDREDGMQLHYTSGSTGKPKGVLHVHNAMIQHLQTGKWVLDLKPDDIYWCTADPGWVTGTVYGMWSPWLNGVTSVVRGGRFLPENWYKTIEKYKVTVWYSAPTSFRMLMAAGDELMKQFDLSSLRHILSVGEPLNAEVVRWGMKVYGKRIHDNWWMTETGGQLISNYPCMPMKPGSMGKPFPGIYATIVDNQGNELPPYQMGNLAIRAPWPSIMRQIWNNPAKYEEYFRLQPWYISGDSAYKDEDGYFWFQGRVDDVINTAGERVGPFEVESKLVEHPAVAEAGVIGKPDPVRGEIIKAFISLREGYQPSDELIKEIQEFVKKGLAAHAAPREIEFRDKLPKTRSGKIMRRVLKSWELGLPTGDLSTLED from the coding sequence ATGACAGAACAGGCGAAAGAACAAGAATTGATTCCCGTACTGACTACAAACAACAATTTGCAAGATTATGAGGAAGCGTATAAAAATTTCAAATGGGAAGACGTAGAGAAAGAATTTAGCTGGTCGAAGACCGGTAAGGTGAACATAGCTTACGAAGCGGTAGACCGCCATGTGGATGAAGGACGGGGCGACAAGATTGCGCTCCTGTTTAACGATGCTACCCGTGATGAATCTTATACATTCGCTCAGATGAAAGCCCTTTCAAACAAATTCGGCAATGTGCTGCGTTCCCTGGGAATTAGCAAGGGGGATCGTGTGTTCATATTTATGCCGCGTTCCCCTGAACTGTATTCCTCTTACGTAGGGGCAGTAAAAATCGGTGCGATTGTAGGGCCGCTTTTTGAAGCATTTATGGAGGGGGCTGTCAAAGATCGTCTGCAGGACTCGGAAGCGGTCGCGATTGTAACAACCCCGCAATTAAAAAGCCGGATTCCGGTTGCCGAACTGCCCGCCTTAAAACATGTAATCGTGGTTGGGGCAGAAGGGGAACTTGGCGAACGGGAACTGAGTTATGAAAAGTTAATGGAGTCTGCGTCGGACGAATTGCAGATCCAGTGGGTGGACCGGGAAGACGGTATGCAGCTTCATTATACGTCCGGTTCCACAGGGAAACCGAAAGGCGTATTGCACGTTCACAACGCGATGATCCAGCATTTGCAGACAGGTAAATGGGTGTTAGACCTGAAACCGGATGATATTTACTGGTGTACGGCAGACCCCGGCTGGGTGACGGGAACCGTCTATGGCATGTGGTCCCCCTGGTTGAACGGGGTAACGAGTGTGGTGCGAGGCGGTCGCTTTTTGCCGGAAAACTGGTACAAAACAATTGAAAAATACAAGGTGACGGTCTGGTACTCCGCTCCTACCTCGTTCCGCATGTTGATGGCGGCTGGCGATGAGTTGATGAAACAATTCGATCTGTCCTCGTTGCGGCACATTTTGTCCGTTGGGGAACCGCTAAATGCGGAAGTGGTGCGTTGGGGGATGAAAGTGTACGGTAAACGAATCCACGATAACTGGTGGATGACTGAAACCGGCGGTCAATTGATCAGCAACTATCCCTGCATGCCAATGAAACCGGGCTCGATGGGCAAACCGTTTCCTGGCATCTATGCGACGATCGTTGACAATCAAGGTAACGAATTGCCGCCTTATCAAATGGGCAACTTGGCGATTCGCGCTCCCTGGCCGTCGATAATGCGGCAAATTTGGAACAATCCGGCCAAATACGAAGAATACTTCCGCCTTCAGCCGTGGTATATTTCCGGTGACTCAGCCTATAAAGACGAAGATGGCTATTTCTGGTTCCAGGGCCGGGTTGACGATGTGATCAATACGGCTGGTGAACGGGTGGGTCCGTTTGAGGTGGAAAGCAAACTGGTCGAGCACCCGGCTGTCGCCGAAGCGGGTGTAATCGGAAAACCGGATCCGGTGCGCGGGGAAATCATCAAGGCTTTCATTTCCTTGCGGGAAGGGTATCAGCCTTCCGATGAGTTGATTAAAGAAATTCAAGAATTCGTCAAAAAAGGATTGGCAGCTCATGCGGCGCCCCGCGAAATAGAGTTCCGCGACAAACTGCCGAAAACTCGCTCCGGAAAAATTATGCGCCGCGTCTTGAAATCATGGGAATTGGGATTGCCAACAGGCGATCTGTCAACGCTGGAAGACTGA
- a CDS encoding coat protein F — protein MYPMPYYVPVRDTVSSSGHLAPHETLELHEILAFKTNGLMRQKMALPHIHDPELRRLYMESMTATERHIREIVELLQHRPMIS, from the coding sequence ATGTATCCGATGCCGTATTATGTCCCTGTCCGTGACACGGTTAGCAGCAGTGGTCACCTCGCCCCGCATGAAACGCTTGAGTTGCATGAAATTCTTGCATTTAAAACGAACGGTTTGATGAGACAGAAAATGGCGTTGCCGCACATCCATGATCCGGAGTTGCGCCGGTTGTACATGGAAAGTATGACAGCCACCGAACGTCATATTCGAGAGATTGTCGAGCTGCTGCAGCATCGTCCGATGATTTCGTAA
- a CDS encoding spore coat protein — MNQHDAHMAGELLGFAKTGVRNLAAAITETATPRVREVLNRQLHDSIRSHAHIFNYMYERGLYPAYSLEQIIQGDLRRANMALQMAVDERY, encoded by the coding sequence ATGAATCAACATGACGCACATATGGCGGGAGAGTTGCTTGGCTTTGCAAAGACGGGAGTTCGCAATCTGGCTGCTGCCATTACCGAAACGGCCACTCCGCGGGTACGGGAAGTATTGAACAGGCAGCTGCATGACAGTATCCGATCACATGCGCATATTTTCAACTATATGTATGAGCGGGGATTATATCCGGCCTACTCATTGGAACAGATCATTCAAGGGGATTTGCGTAGGGCGAATATGGCGCTGCAAATGGCAGTCGACGAGAGATATTAG
- a CDS encoding YgaP family membrane protein, translating into MYVINGKGNLIRLIAGIFILLSLLLGLYVSPYWLLFTAFVGVNLIISSLTGFCLLEKILVRFGVEKIYISESNDQTFS; encoded by the coding sequence ATGTATGTTATAAATGGAAAAGGGAATTTAATTCGACTAATCGCCGGAATATTTATTCTTTTAAGTCTGCTTTTAGGTCTTTACGTTAGTCCATATTGGTTATTGTTCACAGCTTTTGTCGGTGTAAATTTAATTATTTCATCCCTCACCGGTTTTTGTTTATTAGAAAAAATATTGGTCAGGTTTGGAGTTGAGAAAATTTACATATCTGAATCAAATGATCAAACATTCTCTTGA